The proteins below come from a single Dermacentor albipictus isolate Rhodes 1998 colony chromosome 7, USDA_Dalb.pri_finalv2, whole genome shotgun sequence genomic window:
- the LOC135907493 gene encoding glucoside xylosyltransferase 1-like — protein MMNLTRMRAFGLERRVLELKREFEGRIPWADQDLLNILFYRYPQGIFTFTCRWNFRGEHCQGDALCTDGPVAVVHASRKMILDNLEPAFVVLHQAMQKFKLGQSLMDGFIVPVREGLQKARPTGCTKELTKQLPLLTLSASRVDNGTGRAVAANGT, from the exons ATGATGAACCTTACGCGCATGCGCGCCTTTGGCCTGGAGAGACGTGTACTGGAGCTCAAGCGGGAGTTCGAGGGCCGCATTCCGTGGGCTGACCAGGATTTGCTGAACATCCTGTTCTATCGGTACCCGCAAGGGATATTCACGTTCACCTGCCGCTGGAACTTCCGCGGGGAGCACTGCCAGGGTGACGCCCTTTGCACTGACGGCCCTGTGGCAGTGGTGCACGCCTCGCGCAAGATGATTCTGGATAATCTCGAGCCGGCATTTGTCGTGCTCCATCAGGCCATGCAGAAG TTCAAGCTTGGACAAAGTCTCATGGATGGCTTCATTGTTCCTGTGAGAGAAGGCCTACAGAAGGCGCGTCCGACGGGATGCACCAAAGAGTTAACCAAGCAGCTGCCTCTACTTACGCTGTCTGCAAGTCGTGTCGACAACGGGACTGGCCGAGCTGTGGCCGCGAATGGAACGTAA